The following are from one region of the Methanospirillum hungatei genome:
- a CDS encoding AAA family ATPase has translation MNTEIQSLTKQAKECVDLLIPLEQEIHQVIAGQKHILERLIIALIADGHVLLEGVPGIAKTLMIKTVAQCIDSGFCRIQFTPDLLPADITGTKIYNQQDCSFKTVKGPVFTQFLLADEINRAPPKVQSALLEAMQERQVTIQGETYSLPDPFFVLATENPIEHEGTYPLPEAQMDRFMFKILMSYPSKTEELLILDRFTEGISYQPKPVITASDIKKIQKIVPSMYADLEVKKYVTSLVDATRNPGDYQIPLASYIRYGASPRASIYLMLGAKAHALLRGRGFVIPDDVKAVAHDVLRHRILLSYLAEAEEVLVDAIIDQILKAVPVP, from the coding sequence ATGAATACAGAAATTCAGTCACTTACAAAACAGGCAAAGGAATGTGTAGATCTCTTAATTCCTCTTGAACAGGAAATTCACCAGGTTATCGCTGGTCAAAAGCATATTCTTGAACGACTCATCATTGCATTGATTGCAGATGGTCATGTGCTTTTGGAAGGTGTTCCCGGAATTGCCAAGACATTAATGATCAAAACTGTCGCGCAATGTATTGATTCAGGTTTTTGCAGAATACAGTTTACTCCTGACCTGCTTCCTGCAGATATTACCGGGACAAAAATCTATAATCAGCAGGACTGTTCCTTTAAGACAGTAAAAGGTCCGGTTTTTACCCAGTTTCTTTTAGCAGATGAGATTAACCGGGCTCCCCCAAAGGTTCAGTCAGCACTACTTGAAGCCATGCAGGAACGCCAGGTCACGATCCAGGGAGAAACATATTCTCTACCAGATCCCTTTTTTGTTCTGGCTACTGAAAATCCGATTGAACACGAGGGAACCTATCCGCTTCCGGAAGCCCAGATGGATCGGTTCATGTTTAAAATTCTGATGAGTTATCCATCCAAAACGGAAGAACTTCTTATTCTTGACCGGTTTACTGAAGGAATAAGTTATCAGCCAAAGCCGGTTATTACTGCATCAGATATCAAGAAAATCCAGAAGATTGTCCCTTCCATGTATGCTGACCTTGAGGTAAAAAAATATGTTACTTCTTTGGTTGATGCTACACGGAATCCAGGAGATTATCAGATACCTCTTGCCTCATACATCAGATATGGTGCATCACCTCGTGCATCGATTTATCTGATGCTTGGTGCAAAGGCACATGCACTTCTTCGGGGAAGAGGATTTGTCATTCCTGATGATGTAAAAGCCGTTGCCCATGATGTTCTTCGTCACCGGATATTATTGTCATATCTTGCTGAAGCAGAAGAAGTACTGGTAGATGCAATTATTGATCAGATATTGAAAGCTGTTCCTGTTCCCTGA
- a CDS encoding vWA domain-containing protein: MTGFYHPEWLLALIVLPILYYYYYHETNRKKQEAIVFSHIGFLKSALHGSRQSSRPQTLLLLVLAAIGCIIIGLADPHIPLEQTKEGVNVILVLDVSGSMQATDYQPTRLESSKRSAEILLRSLDVKDYAGIITFESGATSAAYLSPDKDRVIRKLQAIEPKEGATAIGDGLALGIDMAESIPNRKKVVILLSDGVNNAGVIHPDEAANFAREKGIQVFSIGMGSDSPVVLGYDWFGNPQYATLDEEMLQRIASTTEGRYYKSVNDRTLSEIYSNLNKEIKREREETSISDWFFIGAIILIGAEIFLRYGRRRIIQ, from the coding sequence ATGACCGGTTTTTATCATCCGGAATGGTTACTTGCATTGATAGTTCTTCCGATTCTGTACTATTATTATTATCATGAAACAAATCGGAAAAAACAGGAAGCAATAGTCTTTTCCCATATTGGTTTTTTAAAAAGTGCTTTACATGGAAGCAGGCAGTCATCACGTCCACAAACCCTTCTGCTTCTTGTTCTTGCTGCTATTGGCTGTATCATAATCGGACTTGCAGATCCTCATATTCCTCTGGAACAGACAAAAGAAGGTGTAAATGTTATCCTCGTACTGGATGTTTCCGGGAGTATGCAGGCGACTGATTACCAGCCTACCAGACTTGAATCTTCTAAACGTTCTGCAGAAATCCTGCTCCGATCACTTGATGTAAAAGATTATGCCGGCATTATCACGTTTGAATCTGGTGCAACAAGTGCTGCGTATCTCTCTCCTGATAAGGATCGGGTGATTAGAAAATTGCAGGCTATTGAACCGAAAGAAGGTGCAACTGCAATTGGCGATGGTCTTGCACTTGGTATTGATATGGCTGAATCAATTCCGAACAGGAAAAAAGTGGTTATTCTTCTGTCTGACGGAGTCAATAATGCCGGGGTCATTCATCCGGATGAGGCTGCAAACTTCGCCCGTGAGAAAGGCATTCAGGTCTTTAGTATTGGAATGGGATCAGATAGTCCGGTTGTTCTTGGTTATGACTGGTTTGGGAATCCTCAATATGCAACCCTGGATGAAGAGATGCTGCAAAGAATTGCAAGTACCACTGAAGGCCGGTATTATAAATCAGTTAATGATAGGACGCTTTCAGAGATTTATTCAAACCTGAATAAGGAGATAAAGCGTGAGAGAGAAGAAACGAGCATTAGTGACTGGTTCTTTATTGGTGCTATAATCCTCATAGGAGCAGAAATTTTCTTACGATATGGGCGGAGGCGGATTATTCAATGA
- a CDS encoding DUF58 domain-containing protein — MPDNDTYSDLVQKVKTIDILTNARVSGQQAGVHISLFKGQGVEFSDIREYIPGDDIRAIDWKITARYGIPYIKEFVEERDHTLYLIADISGSGSFGHTVSKFSTLLSILATLAFSAVHYHDRVGLILVSDCVEKFIPARSGRNHVINLIQTVITHEPKSKHSDLRPALSMIMQRIRRMSTVILLSDFFTPDCSKELSLVKKHHDILSIRVSDPREGELPDVGLIELEDAETGEQLLVDTSDPVIRDSYKEAAEMHSQSVSHMMRKHRIPFVHVRSGDDFVPVLEHLMRTRPGGEL; from the coding sequence ATGCCGGATAATGATACCTATTCGGATTTGGTCCAAAAGGTAAAAACTATAGATATTCTGACCAATGCTCGTGTTTCCGGTCAGCAGGCTGGAGTTCATATCTCCTTGTTTAAAGGACAGGGAGTGGAATTCTCAGACATCAGAGAGTATATACCGGGCGATGATATCAGGGCGATTGACTGGAAGATCACTGCACGATATGGAATTCCGTATATCAAAGAGTTTGTAGAAGAGCGTGATCATACGCTGTACCTGATTGCAGATATTTCAGGATCTGGATCATTTGGTCATACAGTTTCTAAATTCAGTACATTACTTTCAATTCTTGCAACACTGGCATTTTCTGCTGTACATTATCATGACAGAGTGGGTTTAATTCTTGTATCAGATTGCGTGGAAAAATTCATTCCTGCAAGAAGCGGAAGAAATCATGTTATCAACCTCATTCAGACAGTTATTACCCACGAACCCAAATCAAAACATTCAGATCTCCGCCCAGCTCTTTCGATGATAATGCAGCGGATAAGAAGAATGTCGACGGTTATTCTCCTGTCAGATTTTTTCACTCCTGACTGTTCCAAAGAACTCTCTTTGGTAAAGAAGCACCATGATATCTTATCAATCAGGGTCTCTGATCCCCGAGAAGGGGAACTTCCTGATGTAGGTCTGATAGAACTTGAAGATGCAGAAACCGGTGAGCAACTTCTAGTTGATACATCTGATCCAGTGATTCGTGATTCATACAAAGAGGCTGCTGAGATGCATAGTCAGTCAGTGTCTCATATGATGAGAAAGCACCGGATTCCGTTTGTTCATGTACGATCAGGGGATGATTTTGTTCCGGTTTTGGAGCATCTGATGAGAACACGGCCTGGAGGTGAGTTATGA